From the Butyrivibrio fibrisolvens genome, one window contains:
- the grpE gene encoding nucleotide exchange factor GrpE: protein MSQEKEIKKEQEEVEEALKENEAQSGDAVENENTAEASKETADADTTDKASEEVKEEGKKSLFGKKKNPLQDKLDDMTDKYKRQLAEFENFRNRTEKEKSQMFDAGAGNVLTKILPVVDNFERGLAAVPEDKKDDSLVQGFDMIYKQLLKTLEDMDVKPIEALGKEFDPNLHNAVMQVESDEYEEGIVAQELQKGYTYHDTVIRHSMVAVAK, encoded by the coding sequence TTGAGTCAGGAAAAGGAAATCAAAAAAGAGCAGGAAGAAGTAGAAGAAGCTCTTAAAGAAAACGAAGCTCAATCAGGAGATGCGGTTGAGAACGAAAATACTGCAGAAGCATCAAAAGAAACAGCTGATGCAGATACTACAGATAAGGCTTCTGAAGAAGTCAAGGAAGAGGGCAAGAAATCTCTTTTTGGAAAAAAGAAAAATCCTCTTCAGGACAAGCTTGACGACATGACAGACAAGTACAAGCGTCAGCTTGCAGAGTTCGAGAACTTCCGTAACAGAACTGAGAAAGAGAAGTCTCAGATGTTCGATGCAGGAGCAGGCAATGTACTTACCAAGATACTTCCTGTTGTAGATAACTTCGAAAGAGGTCTTGCAGCAGTTCCGGAAGATAAGAAAGATGATTCTCTTGTACAGGGATTTGACATGATCTACAAGCAGCTTTTAAAGACTCTTGAAGACATGGATGTTAAGCCGATAGAAGCTCTTGGCAAAGAGTTTGATCCTAATCTCCACAACGCAGTAATGCAGGTAGAGAGCGATGAGTACGAAGAAGGAATTGTCGCACAGGAGCTCCAGAAGGGCTATACATATCACGATACAGTTATCCGTCACTCAATGGTGGCTGTTGCTAAATAG
- the dnaX gene encoding DNA polymerase III subunit gamma/tau, giving the protein MPYVALYRKFRPPTFEDVKGQDHIVTTLKNQIISDRVGHAYLFCGTRGTGKTSVAKILSRAVNCEHPVDGNPCGECETCRAIAEGRCVDVVEIDAASNNGVDNIRTIIDEVSYSPTMGKKKVYIIDEVHMLSTGAFNALLKTLEEPPEYVLFILATTEVQKIPITILSRCQRYDFHRITIDTIEDRLKEVTEREGIKAQEKALRYIARAADGSMRDSLSLLDQCVAFNYGQELTYDKVLGVLGAVDTAVFGQMFKALTQSDAKEALSILADVVIQGRELSQFVADFVWYLRNLMLVTTSDNVEDVVDISSDNLEVLKDQAQATDIDTIMHFISVFSELEASLRFAAQKRILIEMALIRICRPQMEGTTDEGLAQRVRALENKARESADIIDRIRNGQIAVTNAASSGASLEAPKPVAARKLDKPIPEDIKAVVDGFDRFLGGMKDAALKNFMKTDRPRLSLGADNTLQMVFNNQVTMGIIEAQKKYLEQELADAFGKDIKVEIRALAKGEQFEESYIDLEAIKSAIQFDVVTEDEVNRPVEDTISKDNVSDGASDSQPTGGVSDSINESQAVDEVSGDISDMHDADYGFMTESLQNLSPEDDGNSFEEKDEPDDEV; this is encoded by the coding sequence ATGCCATACGTAGCATTATATAGAAAGTTCCGTCCTCCGACATTTGAAGATGTCAAAGGCCAGGATCATATAGTAACAACACTTAAAAATCAGATAATATCAGACCGTGTGGGACATGCATATCTGTTCTGCGGAACCCGTGGAACAGGTAAGACGTCTGTAGCCAAGATACTTTCAAGGGCTGTTAACTGCGAGCATCCCGTAGATGGCAATCCTTGCGGTGAGTGCGAGACCTGCAGAGCCATAGCAGAAGGCAGATGCGTTGACGTTGTCGAGATCGATGCTGCATCCAACAATGGTGTTGATAATATCAGAACCATCATAGATGAAGTGTCCTATTCTCCTACAATGGGCAAGAAGAAAGTGTACATCATCGATGAGGTACACATGCTCTCTACAGGAGCTTTCAATGCACTTCTAAAGACACTTGAAGAGCCTCCGGAATATGTGCTTTTCATTCTGGCTACTACTGAAGTTCAGAAGATACCGATCACTATTTTATCAAGATGCCAAAGGTATGATTTTCATCGTATCACTATAGATACTATAGAAGACAGACTTAAGGAAGTTACTGAAAGAGAGGGTATCAAAGCACAGGAGAAGGCACTTAGATATATCGCAAGAGCTGCTGACGGATCCATGAGAGATTCCTTAAGCCTTCTGGATCAGTGTGTTGCCTTTAACTACGGGCAGGAGCTGACCTATGATAAGGTACTGGGAGTGCTGGGAGCAGTTGATACAGCAGTCTTTGGTCAGATGTTTAAAGCTCTGACACAGTCAGATGCCAAGGAAGCACTTAGCATCCTTGCAGATGTAGTTATACAGGGAAGAGAGCTTTCACAGTTCGTTGCGGATTTTGTATGGTATCTTAGGAATTTGATGCTGGTCACAACTTCTGATAATGTAGAAGATGTTGTTGATATATCATCTGATAATCTTGAGGTATTAAAGGATCAGGCCCAAGCTACTGACATAGATACTATAATGCATTTTATAAGCGTATTTTCAGAGCTTGAAGCAAGTTTGCGTTTTGCTGCGCAAAAGCGTATTCTGATTGAGATGGCGCTTATAAGGATCTGTCGCCCTCAGATGGAAGGCACAACAGATGAGGGACTGGCTCAGCGTGTAAGAGCTCTTGAGAATAAAGCAAGAGAATCTGCTGATATCATAGACAGGATCAGGAATGGACAGATTGCTGTGACAAATGCTGCGTCTTCCGGCGCATCATTAGAAGCTCCAAAACCTGTAGCAGCAAGGAAACTTGATAAGCCGATCCCTGAGGATATCAAAGCTGTAGTTGACGGGTTCGATCGCTTTCTTGGCGGTATGAAAGATGCTGCCCTTAAGAACTTCATGAAGACTGACAGACCCAGACTGTCTCTTGGAGCTGATAATACTCTTCAGATGGTATTTAATAACCAGGTCACCATGGGAATCATTGAGGCTCAGAAGAAGTATCTTGAACAGGAACTTGCAGATGCTTTTGGCAAGGATATCAAGGTCGAGATAAGAGCTCTTGCCAAGGGTGAACAGTTTGAGGAGTCATATATAGACCTTGAAGCTATAAAGTCTGCAATACAGTTTGATGTTGTGACAGAAGATGAAGTTAATAGGCCTGTAGAGGATACAATCTCTAAGGACAATGTGTCTGATGGTGCAAGTGATAGTCAGCCGACAGGCGGAGTATCTGATAGTATAAATGAAAGTCAGGCTGTGGATGAAGTATCCGGTGATATAAGCGATATGCATGATGCGGACTACGGATTTATGACGGAGTCGCTTCAGAATCTTAGTCCTGAAGATGATGGCAATTCTTTTGAAGAAAAGGATGAGCCTGATGATGAGGTCTGA
- a CDS encoding YbaB/EbfC family nucleoid-associated protein, producing the protein MSKRGGFPGGMPGNMNNLMKQAQRMQRQMEENQKELETKEFTAKAGGGAVEATVTGGKELKSIKISPEAVDPDDVEMLQDLIVAAVNEAMGEADKANAEVLGKMTGGLGGFGGLGF; encoded by the coding sequence ATGAGTAAGCGTGGAGGATTTCCTGGCGGAATGCCTGGAAACATGAATAATCTGATGAAGCAGGCACAGCGTATGCAGCGTCAGATGGAAGAGAATCAGAAAGAGCTTGAGACTAAAGAGTTCACAGCTAAAGCCGGCGGCGGTGCTGTAGAAGCAACTGTTACAGGTGGCAAAGAGCTCAAGTCTATCAAGATTTCTCCGGAAGCGGTTGATCCTGATGATGTAGAGATGCTCCAGGATCTTATCGTTGCTGCAGTTAATGAAGCTATGGGCGAAGCTGATAAGGCTAACGCAGAAGTCCTCGGCAAGATGACAGGCGGACTTGGCGGCTTTGGAGGACTTGGATTCTAA
- the hrcA gene encoding heat-inducible transcriptional repressor HrcA, with protein MRRGNHLELTERKKTILNAIVRNYLETGEPVGSRTISKYTDLNLSSATIRNEMADLEEMGLILQPHTSAGRIPSDQGYRIYVDDMLAQKEKEVDSMREMLLDKEEKLENLLKHVARQLADNTNYATMVSTPTMSKNKLKFLQISRVDADHLLATIVLEGNLIKNKMIPVEEELDDATILKLNMILNTNLSGISVENINLGLIAALKAQAGIHSEIVGHVIDAAAESIRADEELEIYTSGTNNILKYPELSDNKKASELINTFEEKSDLTSLVESSLSATEHGIQVYIGNETPVDTMKDCSVVTATYELAEGMRGTVGIIGPKRMDYDKVISTLKEMMHQLDDLYKKND; from the coding sequence ATGAGAAGAGGTAATCATTTGGAACTTACAGAGCGTAAGAAAACAATTCTAAATGCAATCGTTCGTAATTATCTGGAGACCGGAGAGCCGGTTGGAAGCAGGACGATTTCCAAGTATACGGATCTGAACCTTTCATCTGCGACTATCCGCAATGAGATGGCAGACCTTGAAGAGATGGGACTTATATTACAGCCACACACTTCTGCAGGACGTATACCATCCGATCAGGGCTATCGTATCTATGTAGATGATATGCTCGCCCAGAAGGAGAAGGAAGTCGACAGCATGCGTGAGATGCTTCTTGATAAGGAAGAGAAGCTTGAGAATCTTCTTAAGCATGTTGCAAGACAGCTTGCGGACAATACCAATTATGCGACCATGGTTTCAACACCTACCATGAGCAAGAACAAGCTCAAATTCCTTCAGATAAGCAGAGTGGATGCTGATCATCTTCTGGCTACCATAGTTCTTGAAGGCAATCTTATCAAGAACAAGATGATACCGGTTGAGGAAGAGCTTGATGATGCGACAATCCTTAAGCTCAACATGATCCTGAATACGAACCTGAGCGGTATATCAGTTGAGAATATCAACCTTGGCCTTATCGCAGCTCTCAAAGCGCAGGCTGGTATCCACTCCGAGATTGTAGGTCATGTGATAGACGCAGCTGCAGAGTCCATAAGAGCCGATGAGGAGCTTGAGATATATACAAGCGGTACCAACAATATCCTGAAATATCCCGAACTTTCAGATAATAAAAAGGCGAGTGAACTTATCAATACATTTGAAGAAAAGAGTGATCTTACAAGTCTTGTAGAAAGTTCTCTTAGTGCTACGGAACACGGGATTCAGGTTTATATAGGCAATGAAACACCGGTAGATACTATGAAGGATTGCAGCGTAGTTACAGCAACCTACGAACTTGCCGAAGGTATGAGAGGCACAGTCGGTATCATAGGCCCCAAGCGAATGGACTATGACAAGGTCATATCTACACTTAAGGAAATGATGCATCAGCTGGATGATCTTTATAAGAAGAACGACTAG
- a CDS encoding DUF5711 family protein, with amino-acid sequence MAEVKNFRDYSRNFRDADAPDEETGASFSREPSYQEKIRNHRLIVFYRTIFLLIAAVAIIAFIYVNWHNKVYSESRVLSSTSLTGMSGVTVLPLGQNIIRYSKDGINCMSADGRALWNMTYDMQAPVVRICGETVAVGDYNGNTIYVANSQGTLGSFGTNLPIRDFCVSSQGVVAVILDDDDITRIKLFDTSGKELAAIKATMANSGYPTSMSLSPNAELLAVCYLKESGGSILTGVTFFNFGAVGQNETDNMVSSFKYEDTIIPYDVFLDSSTNMAVSDKSIVFYKGEDVPNDPVVNEIGETEIMSVYNNEDYAGIICAGTAEEGAYKLTVYNTSGKDILEKYFDLDYTDMFFSDDQFVVYNDKHWQLYGIDGTLRFEGEFDESIKAIIPGPSRNRFTIVTADSIDQIELR; translated from the coding sequence ATGGCTGAAGTCAAAAACTTTAGAGATTACAGCAGAAATTTTAGAGATGCAGATGCACCGGACGAAGAAACCGGTGCATCTTTTTCCAGAGAGCCTTCTTATCAGGAGAAGATAAGAAATCATAGGCTTATAGTATTTTACAGAACTATTTTTTTGCTGATTGCGGCGGTTGCCATAATAGCATTTATATATGTGAACTGGCACAACAAGGTGTATTCGGAATCCAGGGTTCTTAGCTCTACATCTCTTACCGGCATGTCTGGTGTCACAGTACTTCCGCTTGGACAGAATATAATCAGATACAGTAAAGATGGTATCAATTGTATGTCTGCAGACGGAAGGGCGCTATGGAATATGACCTATGATATGCAGGCACCTGTGGTGAGAATATGCGGTGAGACCGTTGCAGTTGGTGATTATAATGGTAATACTATCTATGTTGCCAATTCGCAGGGAACTCTTGGAAGTTTTGGAACCAATCTTCCTATCAGGGATTTCTGCGTTTCATCACAGGGGGTAGTTGCGGTCATTCTTGACGATGATGATATAACAAGGATCAAGCTTTTTGATACATCGGGCAAGGAACTTGCAGCTATCAAGGCTACTATGGCCAACAGTGGATATCCTACCAGCATGTCCTTGTCTCCCAATGCTGAGCTTTTGGCAGTATGTTATCTGAAAGAGTCGGGAGGTTCTATTCTGACAGGCGTTACCTTCTTTAACTTTGGAGCTGTAGGTCAGAATGAGACAGATAACATGGTAAGCTCATTCAAGTATGAAGATACTATCATCCCATATGATGTGTTTCTTGATTCAAGTACTAATATGGCTGTATCTGATAAGAGTATAGTCTTCTACAAGGGTGAGGATGTTCCTAATGACCCTGTTGTCAATGAGATCGGTGAGACTGAGATCATGAGCGTTTATAACAACGAAGACTACGCAGGCATCATATGCGCCGGAACAGCAGAAGAGGGAGCTTATAAACTTACAGTCTACAATACTTCAGGTAAGGATATTCTGGAGAAGTATTTTGATCTTGATTATACTGATATGTTCTTCTCAGATGATCAGTTTGTTGTGTACAATGACAAGCACTGGCAGTTATATGGAATAGATGGAACTCTTCGATTTGAAGGGGAGTTTGATGAAAGTATAAAGGCAATCATCCCTGGACCTAGCAGGAACAGATTTACTATAGTGACAGCTGATTCGATAGATCAGATAGAACTGAGATAG
- a CDS encoding DUF6465 family protein codes for MIESKDTQVRPTATIKSIVKAAVIEQSEKAAALAKEEKAKQEEAGIKVIKLEKGAVKKAKEAKASVSKKAAEEDKKIKEKAAKVEKETKKKVAKAKKEASEVKKDVVKNATSAKKEEKKIAEAKDEVKEKATAVKTEAPKTEASKKETPKKEASKKVASKKAVNTKKEVVKKISDIKQETVKKAKEVKKEVAKKAESVKDTVVKDTAAKDTAAKTKEPEVKLVLQYRDYDIEQSVLYNKARAVIGDKFESVKNLNLYVKPEEGKVYFVADEETGSFDL; via the coding sequence ATGATAGAAAGCAAAGACACTCAGGTAAGACCTACAGCAACTATAAAATCCATTGTAAAGGCTGCAGTGATAGAGCAGAGTGAGAAGGCAGCAGCACTTGCCAAAGAGGAAAAGGCAAAGCAGGAAGAAGCTGGTATCAAAGTTATAAAGCTTGAAAAAGGTGCAGTAAAAAAGGCTAAAGAGGCTAAAGCTTCTGTATCAAAGAAAGCTGCAGAAGAAGATAAGAAGATAAAGGAAAAGGCTGCAAAGGTAGAAAAAGAAACCAAAAAGAAGGTAGCCAAGGCTAAGAAAGAAGCATCTGAAGTTAAGAAAGATGTAGTGAAAAATGCAACTTCAGCTAAAAAAGAAGAAAAGAAGATAGCTGAAGCTAAGGATGAAGTAAAAGAAAAAGCTACAGCTGTAAAAACGGAAGCGCCTAAAACTGAGGCTTCTAAAAAAGAAACTCCCAAAAAAGAAGCTTCTAAAAAGGTAGCATCTAAGAAGGCAGTTAATACAAAGAAAGAGGTTGTAAAGAAAATCTCTGATATAAAGCAAGAGACAGTAAAGAAAGCTAAAGAAGTCAAGAAGGAAGTGGCAAAGAAGGCAGAATCAGTAAAAGATACTGTGGTTAAAGACACTGCTGCAAAGGATACTGCTGCTAAAACTAAAGAACCTGAGGTCAAGCTTGTACTACAGTATCGCGATTATGATATAGAGCAGAGTGTTCTTTATAATAAAGCAAGAGCTGTTATTGGTGATAAGTTTGAATCTGTAAAGAACCTTAACCTTTATGTTAAGCCTGAAGAAGGTAAGGTATATTTTGTTGCAGATGAAGAGACTGGAAGTTTTGATCTGTAA
- a CDS encoding aldose epimerase family protein has translation MSVKREFVGETQKGQAVYLFHITNKNDMEVTVLNYGINIQNVFVKDSDGNRCDVVLGFDDFEGYTDNKPTLGSTIGPSANRVEGGKYTIAGKEYHLPLNENGVNNLHTDGDNGFHKTVWDSEEGDNLVRFTYKAADGELGFPGNRTFTVEVSLSDDNELKLHYHADSDADTLINITNHTYFNLGGSGSGKVLGHVLQLNSHYFTPVKDKNSIPSGEKRAVKGTPLDFTTPKTIGQDIASDYEQIALANGYDHNFIIDGAVDEDGNVDGGMHEFAIVTNPATGITMHASTNLPGFQFYSANFLKDIVGKDGYEYGQYDGFCLETQTYPNSINTPSFPSPVYGPDRPYDAVTVYKFN, from the coding sequence ATGAGCGTAAAGAGAGAATTTGTTGGGGAGACACAAAAGGGACAGGCTGTATATCTTTTCCATATTACTAATAAAAATGATATGGAAGTAACTGTTCTTAATTATGGTATCAACATCCAGAACGTCTTTGTTAAGGACAGTGATGGAAACAGATGCGATGTGGTTCTTGGATTTGATGATTTTGAAGGCTATACAGACAATAAGCCTACTCTTGGATCTACTATAGGACCATCAGCTAACCGTGTAGAGGGTGGTAAGTATACCATTGCAGGCAAGGAATATCATCTTCCACTTAATGAAAACGGTGTAAACAATCTTCATACAGATGGAGACAATGGTTTTCACAAGACAGTATGGGACAGCGAAGAGGGAGACAATCTTGTAAGATTCACTTATAAGGCTGCTGATGGCGAGCTTGGATTCCCAGGCAATCGTACATTTACAGTAGAAGTTTCACTTTCTGATGACAATGAGCTTAAGCTTCATTATCATGCAGACAGCGATGCTGATACTCTTATCAATATCACTAATCACACCTATTTCAATCTCGGTGGCAGCGGAAGCGGCAAGGTTCTCGGTCATGTGCTTCAGCTCAATTCTCATTACTTTACACCTGTTAAGGACAAGAATTCTATTCCTTCAGGTGAGAAGCGTGCTGTTAAAGGAACTCCGCTTGATTTTACAACTCCTAAGACTATCGGTCAGGATATTGCATCAGATTATGAGCAGATCGCTCTTGCAAACGGTTATGATCATAATTTCATAATCGATGGTGCAGTTGATGAGGATGGAAATGTTGACGGTGGTATGCATGAGTTTGCTATAGTTACTAATCCTGCAACAGGAATCACTATGCATGCATCTACCAATCTTCCGGGATTCCAGTTCTATTCAGCTAATTTCCTTAAGGATATTGTTGGTAAGGACGGATATGAGTATGGTCAGTATGATGGATTTTGTCTTGAAACACAGACATATCCTAATTCTATCAATACTCCTTCATTCCCAAGTCCTGTATATGGACCTGATCGTCCATATGATGCTGTTACAGTTTATAAGTTTAACTAA
- the recR gene encoding recombination mediator RecR, with protein sequence MDLYSGHVNKLIEELSSLPGIGGKSAQRLAFYIINMPKDRVARLSGAINDARENVHYCKKCCTLTDGDLCPICSNDSRDKSTIMVVENSRDLAAYERTGKYNGLYHVLQGVISPMLGVGPSDIRLKELLQRLQTEDVNEVILATGSSLEGETTAMYVSKLVKPTGIKVTRIASGVPVGGDLEYIDEVTLLRALEGRTEV encoded by the coding sequence ATGGATCTGTACAGTGGCCATGTTAACAAGCTGATAGAAGAGCTTTCTTCTCTCCCCGGAATAGGAGGGAAGTCAGCTCAGAGGCTTGCTTTTTATATTATCAATATGCCCAAGGACCGTGTTGCAAGGCTCTCAGGTGCTATCAATGATGCCAGAGAGAATGTTCACTATTGCAAGAAGTGTTGCACACTTACAGATGGTGATCTGTGTCCTATCTGTTCCAATGACAGCAGGGACAAGTCAACAATAATGGTTGTCGAGAACTCAAGAGATCTTGCGGCATATGAAAGAACAGGCAAGTACAATGGTCTATATCATGTGCTTCAGGGCGTAATATCACCTATGCTTGGCGTAGGACCATCTGATATAAGACTTAAAGAACTATTACAGCGTCTTCAGACAGAGGATGTAAATGAGGTCATCCTTGCTACAGGATCGAGTCTTGAAGGCGAGACGACAGCTATGTATGTAAGTAAACTGGTGAAGCCCACAGGTATCAAAGTGACTCGTATTGCGAGCGGTGTACCTGTTGGAGGGGATCTGGAATATATTGATGAGGTGACGCTACTACGCGCACTAGAGGGAAGGACGGAAGTATGA
- the dnaK gene encoding molecular chaperone DnaK — MGKIIGIDLGTTNSCVAVMEGGKPTVIANAEGARTTPSVVAFTKNGERLVGEPAKRQAVTNADHTISSIKRDMGTDNGRNIDGKKYSPEQISAMILQKLKKDAEDYLGESVSQAVITVPAYFNDAQRQATKNAGKIAGLEVERIINEPTAAALAYGLDNEKEQKIMVYDLGGGTFDVSIIEIGDGVIEVLSTNGDTHLGGDDFDNRIIDWMVEEFKAKEGVDLSGDKMAMQRLKEAAEKAKKELSSSTTTNINLPFITATAEGPKHFDMDLTRAKFEELIHDLVERTAIPVQNAMRDAGLTNADLGKVLLVGGSTRVPCVVEKVKQLTGQEPSKNLNPDECVAVGAGIQGGKLNNEAGTGDILLLDVTPLSLSIETMGGIATKLIERNTTIPTKKSQIFSTAADNQTAVDINVLQGERQFARDNKSLGQFRLDGIPPARRGMPQIEVTFDIDANGIVNVSAKDLGTGKEQHITITSGTNMSDDDIDKAIKEAQEYEAQDKKRKEGIDARNEADSFVFQTEQALKDAGDKIDATAKSTVEADLTDLKATLDATKDKELTDEEIDKIKTQKEKLMTDAQQLFSKMYENMQQQAGPQAGPGPDMGGAAGSQTQNNDDVVDGDYREV; from the coding sequence ATGGGTAAAATCATTGGTATCGACCTTGGTACTACAAATAGCTGCGTAGCAGTCATGGAAGGTGGAAAGCCTACCGTTATAGCAAATGCAGAAGGTGCTAGAACAACTCCTTCAGTTGTAGCTTTTACTAAGAATGGTGAGAGACTTGTAGGTGAACCTGCTAAGCGTCAGGCTGTTACAAATGCAGATCACACAATTTCTTCAATCAAGAGAGATATGGGTACAGACAATGGCCGTAACATCGATGGCAAGAAGTACTCACCAGAGCAGATCTCTGCTATGATTCTTCAGAAGCTCAAGAAGGATGCTGAGGACTACCTTGGAGAGTCTGTATCACAGGCAGTTATCACAGTTCCTGCATACTTCAATGATGCTCAGCGTCAGGCTACTAAGAACGCTGGTAAGATCGCAGGTCTTGAAGTAGAGCGTATTATCAACGAGCCTACAGCTGCAGCTCTTGCTTATGGTCTTGACAATGAGAAAGAGCAGAAGATCATGGTATATGACCTCGGTGGTGGTACATTTGATGTATCTATTATCGAGATTGGTGATGGTGTCATCGAAGTTCTTTCTACAAACGGTGATACACACCTTGGTGGTGATGACTTCGATAACAGGATCATCGACTGGATGGTAGAAGAGTTCAAGGCTAAGGAAGGCGTAGACCTTTCAGGCGATAAGATGGCTATGCAGAGACTTAAGGAAGCTGCAGAGAAGGCTAAGAAGGAACTCTCTTCTTCTACAACAACTAACATCAACCTTCCTTTCATCACAGCAACAGCAGAAGGCCCTAAGCACTTCGATATGGATCTTACAAGAGCTAAGTTCGAAGAACTTATCCATGATCTTGTAGAGAGAACAGCTATTCCTGTTCAGAATGCTATGAGAGATGCAGGTCTTACAAATGCAGACCTTGGTAAAGTCCTCCTTGTTGGTGGTTCTACACGTGTTCCTTGCGTAGTAGAGAAGGTTAAGCAGCTCACAGGTCAGGAGCCTTCCAAGAACCTTAACCCTGATGAATGCGTAGCAGTAGGTGCAGGTATCCAGGGTGGTAAGCTTAATAACGAAGCTGGTACAGGAGATATCCTTCTTCTTGATGTAACTCCACTTTCACTTTCTATCGAGACAATGGGTGGTATCGCTACAAAGCTTATCGAGCGTAATACAACTATTCCTACCAAGAAGAGCCAGATCTTCTCAACAGCAGCTGATAACCAGACAGCAGTTGATATCAACGTACTTCAGGGTGAGAGACAGTTCGCAAGAGACAACAAGTCACTTGGTCAGTTCCGTCTTGATGGTATCCCTCCGGCAAGAAGAGGTATGCCTCAGATCGAAGTTACATTCGATATCGATGCTAACGGTATCGTTAACGTATCTGCTAAGGATCTTGGTACAGGTAAAGAGCAGCACATCACAATCACATCCGGCACTAACATGTCTGATGATGATATCGATAAGGCTATCAAAGAGGCTCAGGAATATGAGGCTCAGGACAAGAAGCGTAAGGAAGGCATCGATGCAAGAAACGAAGCTGATTCCTTCGTATTCCAGACAGAGCAGGCTCTTAAGGATGCAGGCGACAAGATCGATGCAACTGCTAAGTCAACTGTAGAAGCTGATCTTACAGATCTTAAAGCTACACTTGATGCTACTAAGGACAAGGAACTTACTGATGAAGAGATCGACAAGATCAAGACTCAGAAAGAAAAGCTCATGACAGATGCTCAGCAGCTCTTCTCAAAGATGTATGAGAATATGCAGCAGCAGGCTGGCCCTCAGGCTGGTCCTGGACCTGATATGGGTGGCGCAGCAGGCAGCCAGACTCAGAACAATGATGATGTAGTTGACGGAGACTACAGAGAAGTATAA
- a CDS encoding 6-phosphofructokinase produces MIRIGMLTSGGDCQALNAAMRGVVKCLDASGTQMEIYGFLNGYKGLINGDFKMLTPRDFSGLLTRGGTILGSSRVPFKTIHEPDEEGKDKVACMKQTYYKLQLDVLVVLGGNGSQKTANLLREEGLNIISLPKTIDNDLWGTDMTFGFQSAVDVATNAIDCIHTTADSHGRVFIVEVMGHKVGWLTLNAGIAGGADIILIPEIPYDIDKVIEAIERRATNGSRFTILAVAEGAISKEDAKLTKKEYKKKLSSYAFPSVSYEIADQIQKKTGREVRVTVPGHMQRGGVPDPYDRVFASRVGVEAGQLILNKEYGYMIAYKNREMVKVPLKEVAGKLKSLPKDASIIKEAKMLGICFGD; encoded by the coding sequence ATGATTAGAATAGGTATGCTTACAAGTGGTGGTGACTGTCAGGCTTTAAATGCAGCTATGAGAGGCGTGGTTAAGTGCCTTGATGCTAGCGGCACGCAGATGGAGATCTATGGATTTCTTAATGGTTATAAAGGCCTTATTAACGGCGATTTTAAGATGCTTACGCCTCGAGATTTCTCAGGACTTCTTACAAGAGGTGGGACGATTCTTGGTTCATCCAGAGTTCCTTTTAAGACTATCCACGAACCCGATGAAGAGGGCAAAGACAAGGTTGCATGCATGAAACAGACCTATTACAAGCTTCAGCTGGATGTCCTTGTAGTTCTTGGCGGCAATGGTTCTCAGAAGACAGCCAATCTCCTTAGAGAAGAAGGGCTTAATATCATATCTCTTCCTAAGACAATAGATAACGATCTCTGGGGGACTGATATGACTTTTGGTTTCCAGAGCGCAGTTGATGTTGCTACTAATGCAATCGACTGCATCCATACAACAGCAGATTCTCATGGCCGCGTATTTATAGTAGAAGTTATGGGGCATAAAGTCGGCTGGCTTACCCTTAATGCAGGTATTGCAGGAGGCGCTGATATCATCCTGATCCCTGAGATTCCCTATGATATAGACAAGGTTATAGAAGCTATCGAAAGACGTGCTACAAATGGTTCGAGATTCACCATCCTTGCAGTTGCAGAGGGTGCTATCTCCAAAGAGGATGCCAAGCTTACCAAGAAAGAGTATAAGAAGAAACTTTCAAGTTATGCATTCCCTTCTGTATCATACGAGATCGCAGATCAGATTCAGAAAAAGACGGGTCGCGAAGTCAGAGTTACAGTTCCCGGGCATATGCAAAGAGGCGGAGTGCCTGATCCTTATGACAGAGTATTTGCAAGCCGTGTCGGAGTAGAGGCAGGACAGCTTATTCTTAACAAAGAATACGGATATATGATCGCATACAAGAATCGTGAGATGGTCAAGGTCCCTCTTAAAGAGGTTGCCGGCAAGCTCAAGTCCCTTCCAAAGGATGCAAGTATTATCAAGGAAGCCAAGATGCTTGGTATCTGCTTTGGAGATTAA